Within Vigna unguiculata cultivar IT97K-499-35 chromosome 2, ASM411807v1, whole genome shotgun sequence, the genomic segment ATTGCTATCTTCTAGAGACTACTGGGCTAGCCCTTTCCCCTgtcctaataaaatattttaggccCTTTGTTGAACAAGCactaaaaacaaatttgaaaagaatTGAACAAAGTAGTTCTGCACTGGCTGCTGCAGAGGATTGGGTACTTGCTTTTGCACCAACCAGCAACAGGCCTTCTGGCCAACCTCCATCTTCTCACAGTAACTTAGGTTTGCTCCAACCAAAGCTTTCAAGCAGTGCTCACAAATTCAACTCAATGGTTCAGGTAATTACTCACTTTTTGGTTCAGTGTCCTATTTTGAAAGTATTAATATGATACTAGGAAATTAAGGGAGAGAGTATAATGTTATCATGAAGCTTCTTTGTTTCACTCCTTCCCTTTGTGCCTCATTGCTTTAGATACTTAataaagttttttgtttttatatgaaTTGGATAGGAATTGTTTGAAGATGTTGGGCCTCTTGAAATACTGCAATTGGATGTTCTAGCAGTTGAAGGCCTTATACATGTGTTCAACTTCTATGTCAACTTGCTGATAAATGCATTGCCTGGATCAGTGGTAACTGAGAACATTGAAGGGCACAGAATTGTTAAGCTTGCTGAGACTGAAGCACAACAGATAGCATTGATGGCAAATGCAATATTACTGGCAGATGAACTGCTTCCACGTGCTGTTGCCAAGCTTTCACATAGCACAAAAGGTGATGACTCTCAGAAAAAAGGATCAGAAAAACAACGTGAACTCAAGAAAAGGCTCCAACGTGAAGTTGATCGCCTGCGTGACAGCTTTTGCAGGCAACATGCTCTTGAACTCATTTTCACAGAAGAAGGAGAAGCTCGTCTAAATGCATTAATATATTTGGGAATGGATGGTAACGTGGAACAACCTGAATGGTTTCCTTCTCCAATCTTTCAGGTAATATGTGTGTTGGAATATTAAGATTATTTATCTTTAGCATTAAGGGTGTGATTAGACTCAGAGATTGCATATAACTGTTGGAGTAATGATTGGCTACTTTTTGCTTAGTTATGATTACTTTTTTTCCAATGTCCAATGTTGATATCTGTAACTTTACTTACATAAGTTCTATCACTTTGCAATTAATGCAACACTGAAGTATATAAAGCAAGTTTTGCTATCCCTTTTGTGTAAAGTTGTTGATTTctcttttacattttctttgttctccttttctTACCATGTGATAGTTACGTCTAGAGTTGTGAGTGGTATGCAGAGTCTGGAACGCATTATTTGTCTGATACACATAGTCTGATATCAAACTTACACATTATCATttgatatatcttttttttattcagtcTGATTCAGCTTTTCAGTTAAGTCATATACCCTCTTCCACATGCAAGATTTCAAATGTGTAATGCAAAGGatgttttcttcaattataCGTTGTTAAGCCTTTAAGTCATCATAGCATGGTTTCTCTTTAGTATTCAGATACATTCATGATAGAAACATAGTAGCAGTATCTTTGTTTAATTATAAGGTTTGTCATTTCGTACATTATTGTTCAGGAAATTTTTGCTAAGCTTACCGAAGTGGCAAGCGTTGCAGCAGACATGTTTGTAGGAAGGGAAAGATTTGCCACTGTCTTATTGATGAGATTAGCAGAAACAGTGGTCCTGTTTCTTTCTGATGACCAAGCCTTCTGGGAAGAGGTTGAGACAGGATCAACACCTTTGGGTCCCATAGGCCTTCAACAGGTAGTCACTGAAATATGAGTTTGTAGTCATTTTCTGAGTGTTACTTCAacttacaataaattaaaactttgttGGTTCTATTTTTTTAGAAGACTCAATGTGACCCTTTAAcaacattttttctattttgtcttTAGGATTGAACAATAAACCCATAAAAAAGGTGAGTGAGTATATAACATATGCTAACATCATTCCTCCCTAGGATTggataataaactaataaaaaggGTGGGTGATTGTATTAGCATATGCCAACTcatattaaatctttttaaaaaaatatataagaaccatattaagtaacaaataaataaaggaaaaacattgaATAATCGCTAAAAATATAGGAATCAAAAATACTATTAAGCctatggaaaattaattaatgttattctAAAGGCCTGCGAAAACCATGTTTGCCACAAACTTTAAAGAAGTTGCTTTTGAGACTTGTTTATCGAAGGTAGTTTGTGAAGAATTTGTTGAATGCATTAATTTAATGCTCAGGAATTAGGATCACTTACCAAAATTAATATCAGACTAATGGTTCGATCATTCATGCAGCTTTATTTGGATATGCAATTTGTGATGATATTTGCATCCCAAGGTCGTTACTTATCTCGTCATCTGCATCAAgctattaaaaacattattgaaAGGGCTATCAATGCTCTTGCTGCTACAGGTCTAGATCCCAACAGGTAAATCTATTTGGCTATTTTGCTTATTAGCTTAAGGAACATGTTAACCAGTGTCATTAGAACATGGGGTAAAGaagtaaaagaagaaagattttattgaaaaataacatGGAAGTTCATTAACAAAAGAACATGGAGCACATTTACATACCTCTTAGAACCTATTTGAATGTGTTTCTAAGTAAAAGCttctaaaagacaaaaaaatgtaaGATACATGTGGGAGTgcatgtgtgtgtatgtatctATATACACATTGAATATCAATGAAAAAACTATGGAgataaatggaaaatatttctgAGTGGCATCATTTAAGTACATTTATGATGGAATCAAACATTTTTGTTATTCACTGCTTTCTACTAATTAATAACCTTTGAATGGCAGTGTCTTGCCCGAGGATGAATGGTTTGTTGAAGTTAGTGAAATTGCTATAAAGATGTTAACTGGTAGAGCTGCCTTTGATAGTGTGGAGGAAGATATTCCAAGCCCAACTTCATCTATTCAAACATAGTCAATGTCACTAGCATTCTACTCCATTGGAAATGATAATAGTTCATCCACTTCTCAATCATGGTACACTGTAGAGAGCAGAAGGGATAGAAGACATTGAAGTGAAACAGTTTCATGGTTATCATCTACACCTCTACATGATCACATTACTATGATAAATGAGGCTTTTTAGTGTTCAAGGAACGTGTCTCACTTCAAACTTGTGTGGATGAATTCCATTACATCTTTGTGCATTCTCATCTACACTTGTCATACATTGCAGGAATGCTAAAGGATGAAGGAGATCAAGATCTAATGTTAAGCTCGGTCATGCCATTTTGTGAACTTTGGTTGATAACTCACAAGATAATTTCTAGAACCCAAAAATGTTATAGGCCTTCAGGTTTTGGATTCATTGTAACTACTTGTACATTACTCTTTCCAATATAACCATAGCCAATTGATTAGTTTTAGGAATTCCGGGAATTGCTTTTCTCTTTAATAACTTACTTTTTTCACCTATCTTATCGTTAGCAAGGGAACACAAACTAAGATTCCTTGTGCGTGTATTTTGTCCCTATCCAAACTTCATCTGTTTTTTAACACTCATTATGCACTAAATTAATACTTTgaattacttaatatttttattcaataaattataatccCATTCAATCAATTGGTTTAACCCTTTTTCACAAGGATAGGAGAAAATCACAAGCCAAAATTATACTTGTTATCCCCTTACTTTTTTGTATGAAATGAAAGGGTCATTAGTTAAGTAATGACACATTGGTTTTTTACCCGGATAGGTACATTAGTTAAGTTGGTAGAAACATTGAGGTACTAAGTAATTTTAAGAGTTTGAATTCCTGGTAAAAGAGGTAAATGAGgttaaggattttttttttttttttgtggttgcATTGCAGTAACTTTTTCCCTCTTTAAAATATCCGTTGTGGTGGATATCTTCAATTGAAGCACATGTTTTCTTTCTGAAAAGCTAAGAAGACTTCTGCACAGTGtagatttatgtttttttcgTAAAATTGTTACTTTCTGAGTGATACTGTATATGATAAATTAGTGGTTCTCGAAATTGGGATAGTCATACGCATTGAATTAATGAAGTGTGCAATGGTGGAGCAAAAGAAGGCTCACAAATTTAAGTAAGATGACACTTGAAATTGCAAATCATGACACAAATTATTCCTTGAAGTGGTAAAAAAAGTAAGAACAACAAAAGCATCTCCTCGATTTCTCAACATGTAAATCATAAAGGAATAGTTAGTGAGAAAATGGAATTTGACAAACTCCCAAAAAAAAACTTCGAAATGTGCACAACCACCAAGCTCTCAACAGTATAATGTTAATACTTACCATGTGCTTGGCTATCTGTCATGCTTGAAACATAGAAGTTTGATTTTTAACTATTACATCACAATTGCAACTTCGAAATAGAGAACCCCTATATTTAGTTAAAAATCATACAGGAATCTGTCACGAAGGTTTGCTATGGTTTAATCCATATAGTTTACACGTACGAGAAATATGGCACTAATCCTAAAAATTAAATGTGTCTGTCTATGGAATTTATCACTCTCTGAGTACTATTAAGGAAATCATGATTCAGAGAAGGATAATGATACAATGCCCCGTTTATTTGACCCCCAAGTTACCCGTTTACGTGGCActgaatattttattcattttaaagcaAGCGGTAGCAGAAACGCGTGAGAGAATTTGGAGTGAATGGTGAGGTTGTGATACACGCGCAAGAGAGGAAAAATGAGAAGTTAAAAAAACAGAACTTTGGTTTGCGGTTTATACTAAAGGCGAGAGTGCGGGCAGAGTGCGGCGACAGTGCAACGTCTGCGGCGTGCGACGACAGTGCGGCGTGCGACGACAGTGCGGCGAGAGTGCGGCGACAGTGCGGCGAGAGTGTGGCGACAGTGCGGATTGCTGCCATAGCTTCGTGCGTCGAATTGGAAGCCCTAATTTGAAGTGTTCTTGTTCTGCAAATTAAAGGGTGTTGTGGTATGTTTTACTATCCTATTAGAAACACCTATTTTTGTGATGTTGTTCCGCAAATGAAACCattatttatgtgatttttgAGCGGAAATGAAACCCCATTATCTTCCCCAAACTGATGCTCTGTAAATCGTAAATGTTGTCGtggatatttaattgaaaatgtgaACCGTtttatgtaagaaaaaatgCGAATTGTTTCGGCAGTTAGGGTCGGGTGGGTACAAAATTGGATGTGCATTTGTGTTGTTGGATGTTGGTTTCGACATTTAGGATTGGGTGGGTAGAAAAAGCAAATTGGATTTGTGTTTTTGAATATGCGTATTATAATTGCAGGTCAGTTGACATGAGTGGCATCAGTGAAGGTTGTGAAGGTAGTTCAGGTTGTGAGGTTGGAGATTGTAGTGATATAAGTCaggtaattaattttttgatgatttgtaagttaatttatatttgagtaCAATAAGTTTAACCTATGGTTTTTAATATGTCTATTTGCAGATTAGTTTCAGACATTATTGTAGAACACAATATATTGGTTTGTTGAACAAGAAGTTAAGTGTggagcaaaaacaatgtattcaACAAACACCATTTTGgtggtttgttttgttgcaTGAAAGAGTTAAGATTAGTCGAAACCTTCTTTGTGAGTTAAGTAATGTGTGGGTGGAGAGTAGAGGAGGTTTCATGATTAACTCCGAATTTGTATCATTTAAGTTATTAGATGTATGTGTAGGCCTTGGGTTGAGGGTTTATGGAGATAGAATTGATTTAGAGGAGGTTGGCGTTGATAGTGTTTGTAGGAAgaaattttctgaaaaaaaggTAACAATTAGTATGGTCTATAATTATCTATTGACTGAGTGTGAGTGTCTTGATGTAGAAGATTATTGTCGGTTGTACATTCTTTTAGGCATTTTTGAGTTTTTGTTGCCTAATAGAAATGGAGCAATGTTTGTTTCACTTTTTGGAATTGTAGATGATTTGACTAGTCTTGTTAAATATAACTGGGGTGGTGTGGTTTATTCGTATTTGGTTGGTAGTTTGAGTTCTGCCTCAGTTGTTTTAAAGAAGCAATCAGATCAAAAACACTTCCATGTTGTCGGATGCGTATATTTATTGCAGGTAAGTTCGTTTGTTTTTCTCCAATATCGTGTTGTGTAGCATTTTGGTTTATTGTTATGAATGACTAACTTTGTTTGAAATGAATTGTAATATTGTATGATGTAACTATGGGCTTTTGATCACTTCCTGTTTGTGAAGAGAAAGAGAGCAGTTATTGAATCCAAATTTCCAAGGTTGTTGCGTTGGATTGATTACAAAGTTGGAGATGTGTCCATAAGAAAtagtttgaaaaataatgtggtacttttctattattttatcctgcattgtttatggtttaagttgtttttgcaatttattgatgttgtttgttttaaattaaatttcagatTGTGCATGATCTTTGTCTTTCTAAGGAAGAAATAAGCGAGTTAGTTGTGAAAGAAGCTTTATCAAAAGGTGATGGCGAGCGTGACAAATGTAAGAGGAAAGAGTGTGGTGGAATGAAAAAGAAGGAGCAGCTTATGGGTGTAATTGAGCAGCAAGAACATGATATTCGTGAACTTGGTGGAGCGATtgctaaattgaaatcaactcTGGCTGAGAGGGAAAATAGAAGTAAAGATGAATTTGTTTCTCCTGTGAATTTGAATGAAGTGGATGTTCCAAGTGAAGCTGCAGAAGACATAAATGCAACCAACAGTGATATGTACGTGCGTATGAGGAATGATCCACGGTTACGGTTGAAAAGCCGTTTAATCCAAACTCCGTTCGCAGTTTATAGTCGGAAGAAGAAAACGATACCGAAATAGTTGTTGGAGTATCAGCAATATgtatgtattttgttttgtttgatggaaatgaaatatcattttcatttgtttaattGTAACAAGACATGTAATTGAAACCTATGAAACATTAAGTTGTGTAGAATTgtatttgttgtgtttttgttctGTTATGGTGCAATCAATAAATAAAGACTTTTCTTAAGTGTTTGTGGTGTTATGTACTGCATGTGCAAAAAGTTAATTCGAGACGCAGAAAAGTTAGTTTTTAAGTGAATCTTGAATTCCAATAACTTATTTAGgtggtttggtgatgattcacgGTGGTGGAAATATCTGGATGACCATTCCATTGTGGAAACCATATTTGAAGTAATAATACAATGTAAAATCAGTTGCAGTAGTGCATGTACAAAAAGTTGAATGTAAAAAGGCAGTTATGGACACACAACAGGACAGTTAATTCGAAACGCAGAAAACTTCCTTTTTAAGTGAATCTTCAATTGCAATTACTTATTTAGgtggtttggtgatgattcacgGTGGTGGAAATATCTGGATGATCATTCCATTGTGTGGAAACCATATTTGAAGTAATAATACACTGTAAAATCAGTTGCAGTAGTGCATGTACAAAAAATTGAATGTAAAAAGGCAGTTATGGACACACAACAGGACAGTTAATTCGAAACGCAGAAAACTTCCTTTTTAAGTGAATCTTCAATTGCAATTACTTATTTAGgtggtttggtgatgattcacgGTGGTGGAAATATCTGGATGACCATTCCATTGTGTGGAAACCATATTTGAAGTAATAATACACTGTAAAATCAGTTGCAGTAGTGCATGTACAAAAAGTTGAATGTAAAAAGGCAGTTATGGACACACAACAGGACAGTTAATTCGAAACGCAGAAAACTTCATTTTTAAGTGaatcttcaattccaataaCTTATTTAGgtggtttggtgatgattcacgGTGGTGGAAATATCTGGATGACCATTCCATTGTGTGGAAACCATATTTGAAGTAATAATACACTGTAAAATCAGTTGCAGTAGTGCATGTACAAAAAATTGAATGTAAAAAGGCAGTTATGGACACACAACATGACAGTTAATTCGAAACGCAGAAAACTTCATTTTTAAGTGaatcttcaattccaataaCTTATTTAGgtggtttggtgatgattcacgGTGTTGGAAATATCTGGATGACCATTCCATTGTGTGGAAACCATATTTGAAGTAATAATACACTGTAAAATCAATTGCAGTAGTGCATGTACAAAAAGTTGAATGTAAAAAGGCAGTTATGGACACACAACAGGACAGTTAATTCGAAACGCAGAAAACTTCCTTTTTAAGTGAATCTTCAATTGCAATTACTTATTTAGgtggtttggtgatgattcacgGTGGTGGAAATATCTGGATGACCATTCCATTGTGTGGAAACCATATTTGAAGTAATAATACATTGTAAAATCAGTTGCAGTAGTGCATGTACAAAAAATTGAATGTAAAAAGGCAGTTATGGACACACAACATGACAATTAATTGGAGACGCAGAAAACTTCCTTTTTAAGTGAATCTTGAATTCCAATAACTTATTTAGgtggtttggtgatgattcacgGTGGTGGAAATATCTGGATGACCATTCCATTGTGTGGAAACCATATTTGAAGTAATAATACACTGTAAAATCAATTGCAGTAGTGCATGTACAAAAAGTTGAACGTAAAAAGGCAGTTATGGAAACACAAAAGGACAGTTAATTCGAGACGCAAAAAAGTTAGTTTTTAAGTGAATCTtgaattccaattacttatttaggtggtttggtgatgattcacgGTGGTGGAAATATCTGGATGACCATTCCATTGTGTGGAAACCATATTTGAAGTAATAATACACTGTAAAATCAGTTGCAGTAGTGCATGTACAAAAAGTTGAATGTAAAAAGGCAGTTATGGACACACAACAGGACAGTTAATTCGAAACGTAGAAAACTTCATTTTTAAGTGaatcttcaattccaataaCTTATTTAGgtggtttggtgatgattcacgGTGGTGGAAATATCTGGATGACCATTCCATTGTGTGGAAACCATATTTGAAGTAATAATACACTGTAAAATCAGTTGCAGTAGTGCATGTACAAAAAGTTGAATGTAAAAAGGCAGTTATGGACACACAACAGGACAGTTAATTCGAAACGCAGAAAACTTCATTTTTAAGTGaatcttcaattccaataaCTTATTTAGgtggtttggtgatgattcacgGTGGTGGAAATATCTGGATGACCATTCCATTGTGTGGAAACCATATTTGAAGTAATAATACACTGTAAAATCAATTGTAGTAGTGCATGTACAAAAAGTTGAACGTAAAAAGGCAGTTATGGAAACACAAAAGGACAGTTAATTCGAGACGCAGAAAAGTTAGTTTTTAAGTGAATCTtgaattccaattacttatttaggtggtttggtgatgattcacgGTGGTGGAAATATCTGGATGACCATTCCATTGTGGAAACCATATTTGAAGTAATAATACACTGTAAAATCAGTTGCAGTAGTGCATGTACAAAAAGTTGAATGTAAAAATGCAGTGATGGACACACAACAGGACAGTTAATTCGAAACACAGAAAACTTCCTTTTTAAGTGAATCTTCAATTGCAATTACTTATTTAGgtggtttggtgatgattcacgGTGGTGGAAATATCTGGATGACCATTCCATTGTGTGGAAACCATATTTGAAGTAATAATACACTGTAAAATCAGTTGCAGTAGTACATGTACAAAAAATTGAATGTAAAAAGGCAGTTATGGACACACAACAGGACAGTTAATTCGAAACGCAGAAAACTTCCTTTTTAAGTGAATCTTCAATTGCAATTACTTATTTAGgtggtttggtgatgattcacgGTGGTGGAAATATCTGGATGACCATTCCATTGTGTGGAAACCATATTTGAAGTAATAATACACTGTAAAATCAGTTGCAGTAGTGCATGTACAAAAAGTTGAATGTAAAAAGGCAGTTATGGACACACAACAGGACAGTTAATTCGAAACGCAGAAAACTTCATTTTTAAGTGaatcttcaattccaataaCTTATTTAGgtggtttggtgatgattcacgGTGGTGGAAATATCTGGATGACCATTCCATTGTGTGGAAACCATATTTGAAGTAATAATACACTGTAAAATCAGTTGCAGTAGTGCATGTACAAAAAGTTGAATGTAAAAAGGCAGTTATGGACACACAACAGGACAGTTAATTCGAAACGCAGAAAACTTCCTTTTTAAGTGaatcttcaattccaataaCTTATTTAGgtggtttggtgatgattcacgGTGGTGGAAATATCTGGATGACCATTCCATTGTGTGGAAACCATATTTGAAGTAATAATACACTGTAAAATCAGTTGCAGTAGTGCATGTACAAAAAATTGAATGTAAAAAGGCAGTTATGGACACACAACATGACAATTAATTGGAGACGCATAAAACTTCCTTTTAAGTGAATCTTAAATTCCAAAAACTTATTTAGgtggtttggtgatgattcacgGTGGTGGAAATATCTGGATGACCATTCCATTGTGTGGAAACCATATTTGAAGTAATAATACACTGTAAAATCAATTGCAGTAGTGCATGTACAAAAAGTTGAACGTAAAAAGGCAGTTATGGAAACACAAAAGGACAGTTAATTCGAGACGCAAAAAAGTTAGTTTTTAAGTGAATCTtgaattccaattacttatttaggtGGTTTGTTGATGGTTCATGGTGGTGGAATTACTTGGATGACCATTCCATTGTGTCGAAAGCATATTTGAAGTAATAATACATATTACAATGAGTTGCAGCATTGCATGTACAAAAAgtacaacgtaaaaaggcagtTATGGAAACACAAAAGGACAGTTAATTCGAGACGCAGAAAAGTTCGTTTTGAAGTGAATCTtgaattccaattacttatttaggtGGTTTGTTGATGgttcatggtgatggaattacTTGGATGACCATTGGATTGTGTGGAAAGCATATTTGAAGTAATAATACATTGTAAAATGAGTTGCAGTACTGCATGTacatgtacaaaaagttcaacatAAAAAGGCAGTTATGGAAACACAAAAGGACAGTTAATTCGAGAcgtagaaaacataaatatcagATTTTTATGAAAAGCTTAACTTTCATTACATATCATGAAATTGTTTGAAGATCATAATTAGTCGTCACACAAACATTTGTTGACAAAGACTGTAATGAATTCATCAGCATCAGCGTGATCCACTTGAAAGAGCACACGATCCCCTTCTTTTAATTGATGTTGATTGCAAAATTCCTTCCAGCCCTTCCCTATCTTCGTCGAGCGGGGTGAATCTGAAATAAGAAGTTTGCAAACTACCGCAGTATTGGGGCCACTAAGAACGACTTCATTGATATGCTTGCTCCTTATCAAGTTAGCAAATTTGGCGTTTAGGTCCTGAATGGcaaacatttaaaaaagaagtattAGGTATCCTAATTTATGTTAGGTTCACGTGTGgttaatgaatatttaaaacttcACATATACCAGATGAGATCCTCGAGTTTGATATTGGGTCAACCTAACACAAAATATTGTGTCATTAAACTCTGTGGCGGCATGGGGCAAATACCTCTGCATGCTAAGTTGACTACATGTCCCTGCAAACACGGTGTGCATCCGTCAACAGATTATTCATGCGAACAATATATTTTGTGTcgacaaaattaattaatcgtacctttcaatgaaaataaaatacacattGCATTATTAACTATTCAtataacaatttcaaatttacCATGAAAAACATCATTTCAAAACACTTACTCGTTCCTCTTctaaaactttatcttttctactCTTTCCGGCCATGATTCATCAACAAcctatcaaaatttattaataatacaataacgaataacaacaaaagaaattcaacaaaaaatacaCTTCACAACAtgctaagtaaaaaaaaaaccacattaAATCTTCGAAAAGGGGTTTTCCACCATAACCTACCGGAGAAATGTTCGTTCCGCCAATGACCTTAATCAACCGACAAGAGAGCGCCCAACCAATGAATCGAACGCTACCCACCAGTTTTCGCGGAAGCCGCCGCCTCCAACAACCCAAACCACTCTCCACACCTCCGCTATCCGCTTCCACTGCGACCCACAACACCAACCTTTATGG encodes:
- the LOC114174568 gene encoding exocyst complex component EXO84A, which gives rise to MDQSAFTTPRGSLSSSIGDASELEANLTLSDRLKVFKSSSFDPNGYVASKSRSMNEKEIRHLCSYLIELKKASAEEMRKSVLANYSAFIRTSKEISDLEGELLSMRNLLSTQAALVHGLADGCELSPMISGNEDSELDDILDEKTELSKTEKWLIGYLETLEVLLAEKRVDEAMAALEEGENMVKEINKVGTLSPSLFEALQDAIAEHRQKLADQLAETICQPSTSSAEIRSTALSLKKLGDGPRAHTLLLSSRQGTLQRTMKTFQSSNYGGVGAFTAALSQLVFSTISQAALDSLSVFSEEPAYTSELVTWAVAEAEKHAALLKKCILASTAAAGGLRVASECVHVCMSHCYLLETTGLALSPVLIKYFRPFVEQALKTNLKRIEQSSSALAAAEDWVLAFAPTSNRPSGQPPSSHSNLGLLQPKLSSSAHKFNSMVQELFEDVGPLEILQLDVLAVEGLIHVFNFYVNLLINALPGSVVTENIEGHRIVKLAETEAQQIALMANAILLADELLPRAVAKLSHSTKGDDSQKKGSEKQRELKKRLQREVDRLRDSFCRQHALELIFTEEGEARLNALIYLGMDGNVEQPEWFPSPIFQEIFAKLTEVASVAADMFVGRERFATVLLMRLAETVVLFLSDDQAFWEEVETGSTPLGPIGLQQLYLDMQFVMIFASQGRYLSRHLHQAIKNIIERAINALAATGLDPNSVLPEDEWFVEVSEIAIKMLTGRAAFDSVEEDIPSPTSSIQT